A genomic region of Candidatus Pseudomonas phytovorans contains the following coding sequences:
- a CDS encoding DUF1652 domain-containing protein, which produces MNKMTFPNACQVMRWHFHPLGFEANMDAPRSMVARLFDRATGETLMAIAGIPCAAIMAAADVERIIEAVEAEMDAFIPTFSLRNAV; this is translated from the coding sequence ATGAACAAGATGACGTTCCCCAACGCCTGCCAGGTGATGCGCTGGCACTTCCATCCATTGGGTTTCGAAGCCAACATGGATGCGCCTCGCAGCATGGTCGCGCGGCTGTTCGACCGCGCCACCGGCGAAACCCTGATGGCCATCGCCGGTATCCCGTGTGCAGCAATCATGGCAGCAGCCGATGTGGAGCGCATCATCGAAGCCGTCGAAGCGGAAATGGACGCGTTCATACCCACCTTTTCCCTGCGTAACGCTGTCTAG
- a CDS encoding DUF1345 domain-containing protein: MAFHRLTRTHPRLSFAAAVGLVGAWLIPADDTVQHILAGWNLGVWLYLLLVLYLTWNASPEKVRKVARVEDENAGIVLLTVCIAAIASLAAVTLQLVSSKGLQGTALALHYLYTGLTVAGSWLLIGCIFSLHYARLFYTGQNHEPPLRFADGERNPDYWDFHYFSFTISVAVQTSDIGVAGRQLRRVVLAHSLVGFVFNTAILGFTINIAAGLLG; this comes from the coding sequence ATGGCTTTCCACCGCCTGACCCGTACCCACCCTCGCCTGAGCTTCGCTGCCGCAGTCGGCCTTGTCGGCGCCTGGCTGATCCCCGCCGATGACACCGTGCAGCATATCCTCGCCGGCTGGAACCTTGGCGTGTGGCTGTACCTGTTATTGGTGCTGTACCTGACCTGGAATGCCAGCCCGGAAAAAGTCCGCAAGGTCGCCCGCGTCGAAGACGAAAACGCAGGCATCGTCCTGCTTACCGTGTGCATCGCCGCCATCGCCAGCCTTGCTGCGGTCACCCTGCAACTGGTTTCCAGCAAAGGCCTGCAGGGCACGGCACTGGCCCTGCACTACCTCTACACCGGCCTGACCGTGGCCGGTTCCTGGCTGCTGATCGGCTGCATCTTCAGCCTGCATTACGCCCGCCTGTTCTACACCGGCCAGAATCATGAACCACCGTTGCGCTTCGCCGACGGCGAACGCAACCCGGACTATTGGGACTTCCACTACTTCTCGTTCACCATCAGCGTGGCGGTGCAAACTTCTGACATTGGCGTCGCCGGCAGGCAACTGCGGCGGGTAGTGCTGGCGCACTCGCTGGTGGGCTTTGTGTTCAATACGGCGATCCTGGGATTCACCATCAACATCGCAGCCGGGCTGCTGGGATGA
- the pgm gene encoding phosphoglucomutase (alpha-D-glucose-1,6-bisphosphate-dependent): MTLSPLAGKPAPASVLVDIPRLLTAYYTGRPDAAVAAQRVAFGTSGHRGTSLELSFNEYHVLAITQAICLYRQEKGIDGPLFIGADTHALSAPATASALEVLAANGVQVMLSKDDEYTPTPAVSHAILCYNRGRTQGLADGVVITPSHNPPQSGGFKYNPPNGGPADSDVTKWVEAKANELLAANLAGVKRMDHAQALQAPTTQRHDYVSNYVADLENVIDFDVIRSAKLRLGVDPLGGAGVRYWSAIAEHYKLDLEVVNTEVDPTFRFMTVDWDGQIRMDPSSPYAMQGLIGLRERFDVAFACDPDHDRHGIVTSDGLLAPNNYLAVAIDYLYRHRPQWRSDAAVGKTVVSSGLIDRVTQRLGRELYEVPVGFKFFAQGLFDGSLGFGGEESAGASFLRRDGSVWATDKDGLIPALLAAEMTARTGRNPSQAYADLTEALGKPFATRVEAKADVRQKALLSKLAPEQVKSTELAGEPIVQILSHAPGNGQAIGGLKVMTANGWFAARPSGTEDIYKIYAESFIDEAHLQRLVQEAQVLVDAAIA; the protein is encoded by the coding sequence ATGACGCTCAGTCCTTTGGCAGGCAAGCCGGCTCCGGCCAGCGTGCTGGTCGATATTCCCCGACTGCTCACCGCCTACTACACCGGCCGCCCCGACGCTGCCGTGGCGGCCCAGCGGGTGGCTTTCGGCACCTCCGGTCACCGGGGCACGTCGCTTGAGTTGAGCTTCAACGAGTACCATGTGCTGGCCATCACCCAGGCCATCTGCCTGTACCGCCAGGAAAAGGGCATCGATGGCCCGCTGTTCATTGGTGCCGACACCCACGCGCTGTCGGCCCCGGCCACTGCCAGCGCCCTGGAAGTGCTGGCCGCCAACGGTGTGCAGGTCATGCTGTCCAAGGACGACGAGTACACGCCCACACCGGCTGTGTCCCACGCCATCCTCTGCTACAACCGTGGCCGCACGCAGGGCCTGGCTGACGGTGTGGTCATCACCCCGTCGCACAACCCGCCGCAGAGCGGTGGCTTCAAGTACAACCCACCCAACGGCGGCCCTGCCGACAGCGACGTGACCAAGTGGGTCGAGGCCAAGGCCAACGAGCTGCTGGCAGCGAACCTGGCGGGCGTCAAACGCATGGACCATGCCCAGGCCTTGCAGGCACCGACCACCCAGCGCCATGACTATGTGAGCAACTATGTGGCCGACCTGGAAAACGTCATCGACTTCGACGTTATCCGCAGCGCCAAGCTGCGCCTGGGTGTCGACCCGCTGGGTGGGGCAGGGGTGCGTTACTGGTCGGCGATTGCCGAGCATTACAAGCTGGACCTGGAAGTGGTTAACACTGAGGTGGACCCGACCTTCCGCTTCATGACCGTCGACTGGGACGGCCAGATCCGCATGGACCCGTCATCGCCGTACGCCATGCAGGGCCTTATCGGCCTGCGCGAGCGCTTCGATGTGGCGTTCGCCTGCGACCCGGACCACGACCGCCACGGCATCGTCACCTCGGACGGCCTGCTGGCGCCGAACAACTACCTGGCCGTGGCCATCGACTACCTGTACCGCCACCGCCCGCAATGGCGCAGCGACGCCGCCGTGGGCAAGACCGTGGTCTCCAGCGGCCTGATCGATCGTGTCACCCAGCGCTTGGGCCGTGAGCTGTACGAAGTACCGGTGGGCTTCAAATTCTTCGCCCAAGGGCTGTTCGACGGCTCGCTTGGTTTTGGCGGCGAAGAAAGTGCCGGTGCGTCGTTCCTGCGCCGCGATGGCTCGGTCTGGGCCACCGACAAGGACGGGCTGATCCCGGCCTTGCTGGCCGCCGAGATGACCGCCCGCACCGGGCGCAACCCGAGCCAGGCCTACGCCGACCTGACCGAAGCACTGGGCAAGCCGTTCGCCACCCGTGTCGAGGCCAAGGCCGATGTGCGGCAGAAGGCGTTGCTGAGCAAGCTGGCGCCGGAGCAGGTGAAGTCGACCGAACTGGCCGGTGAGCCGATCGTGCAGATCCTCAGCCACGCCCCGGGCAATGGCCAGGCGATTGGCGGGTTGAAGGTGATGACCGCCAACGGTTGGTTCGCCGCACGCCCGTCGGGCACCGAAGACATCTACAAGATCTACGCCGAAAGCTTCATCGACGAGGCGCACCTGCAGCGCCTGGTGCAGGAAGCGCAGGTGCTTGTGGATGCGGCGATTGCCTGA
- a CDS encoding sigma-70 family RNA polymerase sigma factor → MIDAAPPPEPSLPALYREHRGWLETWLRRRLGNAWDAADLSQDTFLRVLTSAQPLADIREPRAYLLTVGKRLLSNFHQRRSLEQAYLDALVHLPAQHVPSPEQRWVLLETLQALDELLDGLKAPVRKAFLWSQLEGLGYAEIGKRLGVCERSVKRYMAQAYEHCLLAELQ, encoded by the coding sequence ATGATCGACGCCGCGCCGCCACCGGAGCCTAGCCTGCCAGCCCTGTACCGGGAGCATCGCGGCTGGCTCGAAACCTGGCTACGTCGGCGCCTGGGCAATGCCTGGGATGCCGCCGACCTCAGCCAGGACACTTTCCTGCGGGTACTGACCAGTGCCCAGCCATTGGCAGACATTCGCGAGCCACGTGCCTACCTGTTGACCGTAGGCAAGCGGCTGCTGAGTAATTTCCACCAGCGGCGCAGCCTGGAGCAGGCCTATCTTGATGCCCTGGTGCATCTGCCCGCGCAGCACGTGCCGTCGCCTGAGCAGCGCTGGGTATTGCTGGAAACCCTGCAAGCGCTGGACGAATTGCTGGACGGCCTGAAAGCGCCGGTGCGCAAGGCCTTTCTCTGGAGCCAGCTCGAAGGCCTGGGCTACGCCGAGATCGGCAAGCGCCTGGGCGTTTGTGAGCGATCTGTCAAACGCTACATGGCGCAGGCTTACGAACATTGCCTGCTGGCAGAGTTGCAATGA
- a CDS encoding FecR domain-containing protein — protein sequence MTTHSPEIREAVRAAARWLALLDAGDASETDLLRLAQWRASSSLHEDAWQKASLLRERFAGLPGALAMATLDRPDTGRRVFLKQALGVAALLPAAWLVRRELPLDAWTADLRTSVGERRQVLLSDGTFVQLNTDSAVDIDLAARRLTLLRGEVAVKVPDSLSLTLQVPYGQVALNAGEVCARLIEQACRVTVVSGAARLQPVRGAALMLQAGQQASLQADGVGPVTGFEQWPLGWREGVLRLDDRPLGELLHELRRYRPGVLRWAPELENLRVTGTFRLDDSDRLLALLAASLPLQVQTRTRYWVSLTARENRA from the coding sequence ATGACCACCCACTCCCCCGAAATCCGCGAAGCGGTGCGTGCTGCCGCTCGCTGGCTGGCGTTGCTGGATGCTGGCGACGCCAGCGAGACCGACTTGCTGCGCCTGGCCCAGTGGCGGGCCAGCAGCAGCCTGCACGAAGACGCCTGGCAGAAGGCATCCTTGCTGCGCGAGCGTTTTGCCGGGTTGCCCGGGGCGTTGGCCATGGCCACTCTGGACCGCCCTGATACCGGCCGGCGGGTGTTTCTCAAACAGGCCCTGGGCGTGGCGGCACTGCTGCCGGCGGCCTGGTTGGTGAGGCGTGAATTACCGCTGGACGCCTGGACAGCCGACCTGCGCACGTCGGTAGGGGAGCGCCGGCAGGTATTGCTGAGCGATGGCACATTCGTGCAGTTGAACACCGACAGTGCGGTCGATATCGACCTTGCAGCACGCCGCCTGACATTGCTGCGGGGTGAGGTGGCGGTCAAGGTGCCCGATAGCCTGAGCCTGACCTTGCAGGTGCCTTATGGCCAGGTGGCACTCAATGCCGGCGAAGTATGTGCGCGCCTGATCGAGCAGGCCTGCCGGGTGACGGTGGTCAGCGGCGCGGCCCGCTTGCAGCCGGTGCGCGGCGCGGCATTGATGCTGCAGGCGGGCCAGCAGGCCAGCCTGCAAGCTGATGGCGTTGGCCCTGTCACAGGTTTTGAGCAGTGGCCGCTGGGCTGGCGCGAGGGTGTGTTGCGGCTGGATGACCGCCCCTTGGGCGAACTGCTGCATGAGCTGCGCAGGTACCGCCCCGGCGTGCTGCGATGGGCGCCGGAACTGGAAAACCTGCGGGTTACCGGTACTTTCCGCCTCGACGACAGCGACCGGCTGCTGGCCTTGCTCGCCGCCAGCCTGCCGCTGCAGGTGCAGACGCGCACGCGTTATTGGGTAAGTCTGACTGCGCGAGAAAATCGTGCATGA
- a CDS encoding TonB-dependent receptor, whose product MSAVKSCRLRPLVRAARPLFAMSLLLSAPAWADEPARRAYQVAPASLGAALTRFADQAGVSLSLDPALVKGRQSNGLSGTYSVDEGFTQLLRGSGLQLLPVGEGAFTLVPVTQAGSALEIAPTSIVGGLAAGNETQPYAGGQVARQGAQGLLGSRDFMETPFSITSYTSEAVKNQQARTLGELIASDPSVRATNPAGGRFEQFTIRGFSLFNSDVAYNGLYGILPTYSIDMEMADRVDIIKGPSQLINGISPRGSVGGGINVQPKRAGDKPITEFTGSYASAGQAGGAVDVGRRFGEGQQFGVRFNGVKQSGDTEWDHQRVDREMAVLGLDFRGERLRLSADLGHTERDTDAPQERVLVGANAKVPDANDVRRNYAQAWSKARTNDTFGALHAEYDISESLLAYGAVGARKSNHDFLRHNVSITNDAGDFTVQPRDFTRDESVRTAMAGLRNWFHTGPVSHELNLAASYFYMDFTNGGARYASAPSNLYNPVATPTPGTPTRIDPEVYTENRFSGVALADTLGFFDDRLLLTLGARWQRVQVDDWSDGVKGDTAYDEEKVSPSGGVLLKVTDQLSLYANYMEGLSQGKIAPSTSINEDQIFPPFTSRQVEVGAKYDFGQVAFTASAFRIRQPAYETNTTSRVFGPNGKRDNRGIELSVFGEPVQGVRVLGGVMYIDSELTDTVGGAFDGNRAPATPEYNVNLGAEWDVPGGNGLTLTARGIHSSSQYLDQNNSKQIDGWERYDVGARYAFKVDATEVTLRASVENVLDDRYWSSAGASDDSEPGLTLSTPRTYLLSATVGF is encoded by the coding sequence ATGTCTGCAGTAAAGTCTTGTCGCCTGCGCCCATTGGTGCGTGCAGCGCGTCCGTTGTTCGCCATGAGCCTGTTGTTGTCGGCTCCGGCCTGGGCTGATGAACCGGCCAGGCGTGCCTATCAGGTAGCGCCGGCCAGCCTGGGCGCTGCGTTGACCCGTTTTGCCGACCAGGCCGGCGTCAGCCTCTCACTGGACCCGGCATTGGTGAAAGGCCGGCAAAGCAATGGCCTGTCTGGCACTTACAGTGTCGATGAAGGGTTCACCCAGCTGCTGCGCGGCAGTGGTTTGCAGTTGCTGCCAGTGGGCGAGGGGGCCTTCACGCTGGTGCCTGTAACCCAGGCGGGTAGCGCGCTGGAAATCGCCCCGACCAGCATCGTTGGTGGCCTGGCCGCAGGTAACGAAACCCAGCCGTATGCGGGTGGGCAGGTGGCACGCCAGGGTGCACAGGGGCTGCTGGGGTCGCGCGATTTCATGGAAACCCCGTTCAGCATCACCAGCTACACCAGCGAGGCGGTGAAGAACCAGCAAGCGCGAACCTTGGGCGAACTCATCGCCAGCGACCCCTCGGTGCGTGCCACCAACCCGGCAGGTGGGCGTTTCGAACAGTTCACCATCCGCGGCTTCAGCCTGTTCAACAGTGACGTTGCGTACAACGGCCTGTACGGCATCCTGCCGACCTACTCGATCGACATGGAAATGGCCGACCGGGTCGATATCATCAAAGGCCCCAGCCAGTTGATCAATGGTATTTCGCCGCGTGGCAGCGTGGGCGGCGGGATCAACGTGCAGCCCAAGCGGGCCGGCGACAAGCCGATCACCGAGTTCACCGGCAGCTATGCGTCGGCTGGTCAGGCAGGCGGCGCGGTGGACGTTGGCCGGCGCTTTGGCGAAGGCCAGCAGTTTGGCGTGCGCTTCAACGGTGTGAAGCAGTCGGGCGATACCGAATGGGACCACCAGCGTGTCGACCGCGAAATGGCGGTGCTGGGCCTGGATTTTCGTGGCGAGCGCCTGCGGCTGTCGGCGGACCTGGGCCATACCGAACGTGATACCGATGCGCCCCAGGAGCGTGTGCTGGTGGGTGCCAACGCCAAGGTGCCGGATGCCAACGATGTACGTCGCAACTACGCCCAGGCCTGGAGCAAGGCGCGCACCAACGACACCTTCGGCGCGCTGCATGCCGAGTACGATATCAGCGAGTCACTGCTGGCTTATGGTGCGGTTGGCGCGCGCAAGAGCAACCATGACTTCCTGCGGCACAATGTCTCGATCACCAACGACGCTGGTGATTTTACCGTGCAGCCGCGCGACTTCACCCGGGATGAATCGGTGCGTACGGCCATGGCCGGCTTGCGCAACTGGTTCCATACCGGGCCGGTCAGCCATGAGCTGAACCTGGCCGCCAGCTACTTCTACATGGACTTCACCAACGGCGGTGCGCGCTATGCTTCGGCGCCGAGCAACCTGTACAACCCGGTAGCCACGCCGACGCCGGGCACGCCAACCCGTATCGACCCCGAGGTCTACACCGAAAACCGCTTCTCCGGTGTGGCGCTGGCCGACACGCTCGGCTTTTTCGACGACCGCCTGCTGCTGACATTGGGCGCGCGCTGGCAGCGGGTGCAAGTGGATGACTGGAGCGACGGGGTCAAGGGAGACACTGCCTACGACGAAGAAAAGGTCTCGCCTTCTGGCGGCGTGTTGCTCAAGGTCACCGACCAGCTATCGTTGTACGCCAACTACATGGAGGGCCTGAGCCAGGGCAAGATCGCGCCGTCGACCTCGATCAACGAAGACCAGATCTTCCCGCCGTTCACCAGCCGTCAGGTCGAGGTGGGGGCAAAGTACGACTTCGGCCAGGTGGCCTTCACCGCCAGCGCCTTCCGCATTCGCCAGCCCGCGTACGAGACCAACACGACCTCGCGGGTGTTCGGCCCCAATGGCAAGCGGGATAACCGCGGTATCGAGCTGAGCGTGTTCGGTGAACCCGTGCAAGGGGTGCGAGTGCTGGGCGGGGTGATGTATATCGACAGCGAACTGACCGATACCGTCGGTGGCGCTTTTGATGGCAACCGTGCACCGGCCACGCCAGAGTACAACGTCAACCTTGGCGCCGAATGGGACGTGCCGGGGGGGAATGGCCTGACCCTGACGGCGCGGGGCATTCACTCCAGCTCGCAGTACCTGGACCAGAACAACAGCAAGCAGATCGATGGCTGGGAGCGCTATGACGTGGGGGCGCGTTATGCGTTCAAGGTGGATGCCACCGAGGTGACCTTGCGGGCCAGTGTCGAGAACGTGCTGGATGACCGCTACTGGAGCTCGGCGGGGGCTTCGGATGACAGTGAGCCGGGGTTGACCCTTTCCACGCCACGTACCTATCTGCTCTCGGCAACCGTGGGTTTCTAA
- a CDS encoding LysR family transcriptional regulator, giving the protein MQLGNEGADASPMVFKLRHMEVFRAVMLTGSISAAAKLLYVSQPAVSKLIQYIEGRLSYRLFERINNRLVPTAEAQVLFREVERVYQAALEVNECALSLGAGGHRKLRISCSASLSTVVIPIALAQLKREAPSLNIEWQTSLMGEMPNQILSKKVDLSIAALPVVHDHLHSQAFMRGRMVVVMPPDHALAGHTSLTLRQLEGHALLLFRPDMPFGKLLAGHIERHGVQLVSLLSFTNANEAVALVKQGMGISVIDEFVAQDSGLAVVPLADEIHFDISFVYSRFEPPSHAAMHLMRVLQAQAQKLGRAIAPT; this is encoded by the coding sequence ATGCAGCTTGGCAATGAAGGCGCAGACGCAAGCCCCATGGTGTTCAAACTGCGCCACATGGAAGTGTTCCGCGCGGTGATGCTGACCGGCTCGATCAGCGCGGCGGCCAAGCTGCTGTATGTATCGCAGCCAGCCGTCAGCAAGTTGATCCAGTACATCGAAGGGCGTTTGAGCTACCGCCTGTTCGAGCGCATCAACAACCGCCTGGTGCCTACGGCCGAGGCGCAGGTGCTGTTCCGTGAAGTCGAGCGGGTGTATCAGGCGGCGCTGGAGGTCAACGAATGCGCCCTGTCACTGGGCGCAGGCGGCCACCGCAAGTTGCGCATCTCGTGCAGCGCTTCGCTGTCGACGGTGGTCATCCCGATTGCCCTGGCCCAGCTCAAGCGGGAGGCACCGTCGCTGAACATCGAATGGCAAACCTCGCTGATGGGCGAAATGCCCAACCAGATCCTGTCGAAAAAGGTCGACCTGTCGATTGCCGCCCTGCCGGTGGTGCACGACCACTTGCATTCGCAGGCCTTCATGCGTGGGCGCATGGTGGTGGTGATGCCACCGGACCACGCTTTGGCCGGGCACACCTCGCTGACGTTGCGGCAACTGGAAGGCCATGCCCTGCTGTTGTTCAGGCCCGACATGCCGTTTGGCAAGCTGCTGGCCGGGCACATCGAGCGGCACGGCGTGCAGTTGGTGTCACTGTTGTCGTTTACCAATGCCAACGAGGCTGTGGCATTGGTCAAGCAGGGCATGGGCATCAGCGTGATCGACGAGTTCGTGGCGCAAGACAGCGGCCTGGCGGTGGTGCCGCTGGCGGACGAGATTCACTTCGACATCAGCTTTGTCTATTCGCGCTTCGAGCCGCCGTCGCATGCGGCGATGCATTTGATGCGGGTGTTGCAAGCCCAGGCGCAGAAGCTGGGCCGGGCGATTGCGCCAACCTGA
- a CDS encoding amidohydrolase family protein, with translation MNIFDEPKIDCHNHLFDPARFPYHPDAPYAPSGQEVATQEQFSRVMDTYGVQHALLVGPNSGYHTDNRCLLHALATGQGRFKGVAVVEADIHLDALAALQAQGVVGIAFNPALYGVASLKDVGRLFGKLAELDLFAQVQVCEDQLLELRSLLQGSRARLLIDHCGRPDVAAGVQQPGFQALLQLADSGRASVKLSGMQKFAAADALLEQSRAYVHALLEAFGAQACVWGSDWPFIRQRSRVDYGPLLKLAERLMPDARLRHTVMWDTPRRLFGFA, from the coding sequence GTGAACATCTTTGACGAACCGAAGATCGATTGCCATAACCATTTGTTTGACCCTGCCCGTTTCCCTTACCACCCCGACGCGCCCTATGCGCCCTCCGGCCAGGAAGTCGCCACCCAGGAACAGTTCAGCCGGGTAATGGACACCTACGGTGTACAGCATGCCTTGCTGGTGGGCCCCAACAGCGGCTACCACACCGACAACCGCTGCCTGCTGCATGCCCTGGCCACCGGGCAGGGGCGGTTCAAGGGTGTGGCGGTGGTCGAGGCGGATATACACCTTGATGCGCTCGCCGCACTGCAGGCGCAGGGGGTGGTCGGTATCGCCTTCAACCCCGCGCTGTACGGGGTGGCCAGCCTCAAGGACGTTGGCCGGTTGTTCGGCAAGCTCGCCGAGCTCGACCTGTTCGCCCAGGTGCAGGTATGCGAAGACCAGTTGCTTGAACTGCGCAGCCTGCTTCAGGGCTCGCGTGCACGCCTGCTGATCGACCATTGCGGCCGGCCGGACGTGGCGGCTGGCGTGCAGCAGCCTGGCTTCCAGGCGTTGTTGCAACTGGCAGACAGTGGCCGCGCCAGCGTCAAGTTGTCAGGCATGCAGAAGTTCGCTGCGGCCGATGCGTTGCTGGAGCAGAGCCGTGCCTACGTCCATGCCCTGCTTGAAGCGTTTGGTGCCCAGGCCTGTGTGTGGGGCTCGGACTGGCCGTTCATTCGCCAGCGCTCGCGTGTGGACTACGGCCCACTGCTGAAACTGGCCGAGCGGTTGATGCCGGATGCCCGGCTACGCCACACGGTGATGTGGGACACCCCCCGACGTCTGTTCGGGTTCGCCTAG
- a CDS encoding MFS transporter, which translates to MNTEQNASVGVFDTPARAQQRTRTRFMILALISGGTMINYLDRSVMGIAAPSISADLGLNAAMMGVIFSAFSWTYAAAQIPGGILIDRLGTKLTYWLALTLWSLFTGLQGLAQGFLSLLGMRFLVGVTEAPCFPTNSRVVATWFPQSERARATGIYTFAEYTGLAFLTPLLFWVLHAYGWRFLLMAVGLMGILYGLVWWRKYHEPHESTTANQAELDYIAAGGGVVDGGQKATVFRWSQIPALLKHRNMLGICLGQFACNSTNVFFLTWFPTYLVTERHMPWLKVGWVAVLPFIAASLGTLVGGWLSDALLRRGYSLNVARKLPVIAGLLTASVIVLANYVESDALVITILCIAYFAQGMSALAWMIVSDIAPKGLLGLSGGLFNLFANAAGIVTPLTIGIIVSLTGSFVWALVFVSSITVLGALCYLFMVSDLRRLPEIPSVENGAKQ; encoded by the coding sequence ATGAACACAGAACAGAACGCCAGCGTCGGGGTGTTCGACACCCCGGCACGCGCGCAGCAACGCACCCGCACCCGCTTCATGATCCTGGCGCTGATTTCGGGTGGCACCATGATCAATTACCTCGACCGCAGCGTGATGGGCATTGCCGCGCCCAGCATCAGTGCCGACCTGGGCCTGAACGCGGCGATGATGGGGGTGATCTTTTCTGCCTTCTCGTGGACCTACGCAGCAGCGCAGATCCCGGGTGGCATTCTTATCGACCGGCTGGGCACCAAGCTCACCTATTGGCTGGCGCTGACGCTGTGGTCGCTGTTCACCGGCCTGCAAGGGCTGGCGCAGGGCTTCCTGTCGTTGCTGGGCATGCGCTTTCTGGTTGGGGTGACCGAGGCACCGTGCTTCCCTACCAACAGCCGGGTGGTGGCTACCTGGTTCCCGCAGAGTGAGCGGGCAAGAGCGACGGGTATCTACACCTTTGCCGAATACACCGGGCTGGCGTTCCTCACACCGCTGCTGTTCTGGGTGTTGCATGCCTACGGCTGGCGCTTCCTGCTGATGGCCGTAGGCCTGATGGGCATCCTCTATGGCCTGGTGTGGTGGCGCAAATACCACGAGCCGCACGAGTCGACCACGGCCAACCAGGCCGAGCTCGACTACATCGCTGCTGGCGGCGGGGTGGTCGATGGTGGGCAGAAAGCAACGGTGTTCCGCTGGTCGCAGATCCCGGCGCTGCTCAAGCACCGCAACATGCTGGGCATCTGCCTCGGGCAGTTCGCCTGCAACTCCACCAACGTGTTCTTCCTGACCTGGTTCCCCACCTACCTGGTGACCGAGCGGCATATGCCCTGGCTCAAGGTTGGCTGGGTGGCGGTGCTGCCGTTCATTGCCGCTTCGCTGGGCACCCTGGTCGGTGGCTGGCTGTCTGACGCCTTGCTGCGCCGTGGCTACTCGCTGAACGTTGCGCGCAAGCTGCCGGTTATCGCCGGGCTGCTGACTGCCTCGGTGATCGTGCTGGCCAACTACGTCGAGTCAGATGCGCTGGTCATCACCATCCTGTGCATCGCCTATTTCGCCCAGGGCATGTCGGCGCTGGCCTGGATGATCGTGTCCGACATCGCCCCCAAAGGTTTGCTGGGCCTCAGTGGGGGCCTGTTCAACCTGTTTGCCAACGCGGCGGGCATCGTTACCCCCCTGACCATCGGCATCATTGTTTCGCTGACCGGCTCGTTCGTCTGGGCCTTGGTGTTCGTGTCGTCGATCACTGTGTTGGGGGCGCTGTGCTACCTGTTCATGGTCAGCGACCTGCGTCGCTTGCCGGAAATTCCTTCTGTCGAAAATGGAGCTAAACAATGA
- a CDS encoding SDR family NAD(P)-dependent oxidoreductase, translated as MSQYLQGQTAIVTGGMRGIGLAIAQRLHTAGAQVVIWDLAVDGWNSMENGFEPVLRQAVDVSSLASVEAAFAETLARLGQVQILVNNAGINGPVVASWDYPPEAWDKVIAIDLNGVFYCCRTVIPHMRENGYGRIVNIASMAGKDGVQYISAYSAAKAGVIAFTKAAAKELAQDGVLLNCVAPAMVETPLMAEMTAEHIAASKAKIPMGRFLKAEEIANMVSWIAGPECSFTTGFVFDLSGGRATY; from the coding sequence ATGAGCCAGTACCTGCAAGGCCAGACCGCGATCGTGACCGGTGGCATGCGTGGCATCGGCCTGGCGATCGCCCAGCGCCTGCATACCGCCGGCGCCCAGGTAGTTATCTGGGACCTCGCTGTCGATGGTTGGAACAGTATGGAAAACGGCTTTGAGCCAGTGCTGCGCCAGGCGGTCGATGTGTCGTCGCTGGCCTCGGTGGAGGCGGCTTTTGCCGAGACATTGGCGCGCCTGGGGCAGGTACAGATTCTGGTCAACAATGCCGGCATCAACGGCCCGGTGGTGGCCTCGTGGGATTACCCGCCAGAGGCCTGGGACAAGGTCATCGCCATCGACCTGAACGGAGTGTTCTATTGCTGCCGCACCGTCATCCCGCACATGCGTGAAAACGGCTACGGGCGCATCGTCAACATCGCCTCCATGGCCGGTAAGGATGGCGTGCAGTACATCTCGGCCTATTCGGCCGCCAAAGCCGGGGTCATCGCCTTCACCAAGGCAGCAGCCAAGGAGCTCGCGCAGGACGGTGTGCTGCTCAACTGCGTGGCACCGGCCATGGTCGAGACGCCGCTGATGGCCGAGATGACGGCGGAGCATATTGCCGCGAGCAAGGCCAAGATCCCGATGGGGCGCTTCCTCAAGGCCGAGGAGATCGCCAACATGGTCAGCTGGATTGCCGGGCCCGAATGCAGCTTTACCACCGGCTTTGTGTTCGACCTCAGTGGCGGGAGGGCGACCTATTGA